In Odontesthes bonariensis isolate fOdoBon6 chromosome 22, fOdoBon6.hap1, whole genome shotgun sequence, one genomic interval encodes:
- the zer1 gene encoding protein zer-1 homolog, which produces MASKAGDNPDSLMTLATVFCLRNLRKTMCYQGIRNKLCLRSDIFLPSEICDKLVNTYMELVHTDSNFEPEESFFQLFSDPRSTRLTRVQLREDFVRDRDLEAIRKQDLIELHLTYCNSLSSRSLKTLTCFRETLLSLCLFGCSHIFYKKGGAPLACNEDTDDEEEESPASRQAIETDFSFQGFNRLRLLNLGGLPDEVDAETLLKPLKSITSLDLSNVHLLGTAFLAQWKDRLASLVLYNVDLTEELVNTVVELVNLRHLDISRESRRTTKFKMTRKILTAIVQRLVNLVSLDISGHIMLDNCTVPHFEEAMGRPSIEPCKSSIHPFQELKRPLQFLGLYDTTLCNVTHIPAYKVTGSKNEDQVLNAIEAYTEFRPELAHRAINQLFDIARIQHCSQLLRALQLVIAALKCHKYDKSIQVTGSAALFYLTNTEYRSDQSVRLRREVIQVVLNGMEQYQEVTVQRNCCLTLCNFSIPEELEFQYSRVNQLLLKILEPARQDESIQRIAVHLCNALVCQVDNHHKEAVGKMGFVKTMLNLIQKKLQDRMCDQVMEFSWSALWNITDETPDNCQMFLNCRGMSLFLECLQEFPDKQELHRNMLGLLGNVAEVKALRPQLLTPQFITVFSNLLDSKADGIEVSYNACGVLSHIMFDGSDVWLMEEPRRDAVMNRMWVAIQSWDVSSRRNINYRSFEPILRLLPQSIAPVSQHWATWALFNLVSVYPSKYCPLLIKEGGISLLEKVLELESSHPETKDMARKVMEQCENFKEDPMETNNGQEVNYGQRG; this is translated from the exons ATGGCATCCAAAGCAGGAGACAACCCTGACAGCCTCATGACTCTGGCAACAGTCTTTTGCCTCAGGAATCTAAGGAAGACGATGTGTTACCAAGGAATCAGAAACAAGCTTTGTCTGCGCTCAGACATCTTTCTTCCCAGTGAAATCTGTGACAAACTGGTCAACAC atatATGGAGTTAGTCCACACAGACAGCAACTTTGAACCAGAGGAGAGCTTCTTCCAACTATTCTCAGACCCTCGAAGCACCAGACTGACCAGAGTGCAGTTACGAGAGGATTTCGTCCGGGACAGAGACCTGGAGGCCATACGGAAACAG GACCTGATCGAGCTCCACCTCACCTACTGCAACAGCCTGTCATCTCGCAGCCTGAAGACACTGACCTGCTTCCGTGAGACCTTGCTCTCCCTTTGTCTCTTCGGCTGCAGCCACATTTTCTACAAGAAGGGCGGAGCTCCACTTGCTTGCAATGAAGACACAGatgacgaggaggaggagagccCCGCTTCCAGACAAGCGATAGAGACGGACTTTAGCTTCCAGGGATTCAACCGCCTTAGGTTGCTCAACCTGGGGGGGCTACCTGATGAGGTGGATGCTGAGACCCTGCTCAAGCCTCTGAAGTCAATCACCTCTTTGGATCTGTCTAATGTACACTTGCTGGGAACAGCTTTTCTCGCTCAGTGGAAAGACAGACTAGCATCTCTGGTGCTCTACAACGTGGACCTGACAGAGGAATTGGTCAACACAGTGGTGGAGCTAGTTAATCTCAG GCATCTGGACATCTCACGGGAGAGCAGACGAACCACAAAGTTTAAGATGACCAGGAAAATCTTGACCGCCATCGTACAACGTCTCGTCAATCTGGTTTCACTGGACATCTCAGGTCACATCATGCTGGATAACTGCACAGTGCCACACTTTGAAGAAGCTATGGGGCGTCCGAG caTTGAACCATGCAAGAGCAGCATTCACCCCTTCCAGGAGCTGAAGAGGCCCCTGCAGTTCCTGGGCTTGTATGACACCACCCTGTGTAATGTGACGCACATCCCTGCTTATAAG GTCACTGGATCAAAAAACGAAGACCAGGTTCTGAATGCCATTGAGGCTTACACAGAGTTTCGCCCTGAGTTGGCCCACCGAGCCATCAATCAGCTGTTTGACATTGCTAGGATACAACACTGCAGTCAGCTTCTCCGAGCTTTGCAA CTTGTAATAGCAGCTTTGAAGTGCCACAAGTACGACAAGAGCATCCAGGTGACGGGCAGCGCTGCTCTGTTCTACCTGACCAACACAGAGTACCGTAGTGACCAAAGTGTGCGGTTGAGACGAGAGGTTATTCAAGTGGTTTTAAACGGAatggagcagtaccaggaggtCACT GTCCAGAGGAACTGCTGCTTGACCCTGTGTAACTTTAGTATTCCAGAGGAGCTGGAGTTCCAGTACAGTCGGGTCAACCAGCTGCTGTTGAAAATCCTGGAGCCTGCCCGGCAGGATGAGTCGATCCAGAGAATCGCCGTTCACCTCTGCAACGCTTTGGTCTGCCAGGTGGACAACCATCACAAAGAAGCTGTAGGAAAAATGGGATTTGTCAAG ACAATGCTGAACTTAATTCAGAAGAAGCTACAGGACAGAATG TGTGACCAAGTTATGGAGTTTTCCTGGAGTGCTCTCTGGAACATCACTGATGAGACGCCTGACAACTGTCAGATGTTCCTCAACTGTCGGGGCATGAGTCTCTTTCTGGAATGTCTACAG GAATTTCCAGATAAGCAGGAGCTTCACCGCAACATGTTGGGTCTTTTGGGAAATGTAGCTGAGGTCAAAGCTTTGAGGCCTCAGCTGCTCACCCCACAGTTCATCACTGTCTTCAG TAACCTGCTGGACAGTAAGGCAGATGGAATTGAAGTGTCATATAACGCATGCGGCGTGCTTTCACACATCATGTTCGACGGGTCAGACGTTTGGTTAATGGAAGAGCCACGGAGAGATGCGGTGATGAACAGAATGTGGGTTGCCATTCAGAGCTGGGATGTGAGTTCACGCCGCAACATCAACTACAG GTCATTTGAGCCCATCCTGCGACTGCTGCCCCAGAGCATCGCCCCTGTCAGTCAGCACTGGGCCACATGGGCTCTTTTCAACTTGGTGTCAGTTTATC CAAGCAAGTATTGTCCATTGCTAATCAAGGAAGGTGGAATAAGTCTTTTGGAGAAGGTTCTGGAGCTGGAGAGTTCACATCCAGAGACAAAGGACATGGCAAG